The region NNNNNNNNNNNtatatatatatatatatatatataatggaagtaAAAAAGGCACGCATAAAATTAAATCGTTAAATTATAAAActtttcaaaagaataaaaacaaaaataacaaacatgaGACTAATAAATGATGGTCGGCAAAAAACATAGTGCAGCAGGCTTTCATCAATTACTCCAAAAGGTGACGACTGCATCTTCGCTCCCCAATAAGTTCATCAGGTTCAACGGTGTTGTTGGATCGATATCTTCAATCACCAAACACTTCAACACTCAACGCAgagtgaaataattttatatataaatttatatatatacatatatatatatatatatatctgtatatacaccaTGTAATtgcgagtgtatatatttaaatatatgtgtatgcctgagATGTgatgtttaaatttcattttcttgctttctttggTTGGGAAAGTTCTGCGATTGCATTCGTAGTCTCTGTCGTAGCAAACTGCAGGACTGGAGAGCTTAGGGGCATTGGAAGGGTTATTATTTGTTGGGTTCCATTGTTTTGATCCGTAGATTGGAGGGCAGCTGATTGCTGAAAGTTTAGAAGAGAACCGTCTGGCAGTGTAGGAGCGGCATACACGACTCCTTGAGGGGTCTGATACATCACAAATCCAGGGgtcatagttgtggccgatgtcGTACCATGCTGACCCGTGGCAGGGACAGACATAAGGTTTACAGTCTGGTTTTGGGTGTTATTTGTACTTGTCGAAACCGACGTCGCTGATGTCGTGGATGCTGAAGCTGTTAGTTGCAAGGCTTCTCCACTTACTGAAGTCACCGTCGTTGGGCTACtcatgtttgtattattattggtgttgccaGATATATTGGCTATGGACACTACTTGTGTATTAGGTAGTCGGTACACAGGTGCGGCTGCCGCCTGGGCGATTTGTTGGGTCCCCTGTTGAAAGGGGATTGTAAATTGCGTCCCTGGCTGCAAAATAGCCGTCAGACTAGGCGATACCTGCATGGAGATATTAGTGTTCGTGTTGCCATTGCTGGTGGTAGAATGGGTTGAGGCGGTGGTAGCATGAGCAGCAGTAACAGAAACCGGCTTTGTCGTGGTTGCAGAGCTAGATGGTATCGTTGATAGAGTGGAAGGCACCAGCGCGGCCATGGGTAACTGATTCTGACCGACACCAGTTGAAGTAACGTACAGTGACGTTGATTGCGGTGGCGGAGGCGACGACGTCATGGCGTTACCTATAAGTTGAGATCTGTTTAGCACCTGGTCCCCTGGCATCTGGGCCAAAAGGGGTTTCAAATCCGCTTTATTTTCATCCTCCACTGAATACGTTAGTTCAGTTTCTTCGAATCCGGTAGGGTTCATACGTTGTTGATGGGAAGGACCATCGGCAGAAGTGTCCGGGGAATTTAAACAGGTTTGGATAAGGGCTTTTCCGCTGTCACTCGTTATCATGGGTTGAAGCTTGCGAGTggcgaatgtatatacatgtcccGTTTCACTCGCTACAAGCAGCATTACCTGAGTACCAGTTAATGTAGATAATTCATAAGCTTTTTTCATGATCCcagtttttcttttactgaacgtTGTATACCTGCGgagtttattttgaataaattccattttgattttgacaCGACCTTTTGTCTTTTTGCCAGGTTTTAGTCCATCGGGCGGTCGTCTAACCTGATGTTGGCCTTGGTTTTGTTGATGTGACTGTGATTGTAAATGTAAATCGTTTCCAATACAATCACTTTCTGAATCTGAATCCGAATTATCGTCACCAAGTTCGTTATTGGAATGTGTTGAAGCCATGGTTGTCTGCATCCTGCTGCCTGGAGCCAAACTCAAGTGTTTCGAGTCAGCCCCACTCGGAGCGGTCGATGCAATTCCCGAAGTTTTGAATACGCTTTGATCCACTAGTAGTCTACTACCATTTGTTATGTTATCTGAATGGACGTACTGCGATACTGTTAACGTTTCACAGTGATTAGAATTCTGCATTGTCAACGAGAAAGGAATAATTTACCAAATTAAACGAACTGCCGTCAATAGGAAAGCCATAACGGGAAAGTGAGGAACAAATTACAGCCAAGCATTCAAtaactacacaaatatatacttccGCCAAAAAAGTCCATTACGATTCGCCATtgtcaaatataaagaaaactaataaataacTACGACACAAGCACTAATGATTGTTTAAGGGAAACTACTATATTGTCAGGCATTCGCAATATAACTGTCTGCAAAATAactgtgtatttgcgtgtatgcaATGAAACTAGCGCGGAAGAATATGTGAGGTTGGCCGTGTTGTGTTACCCGTATCAAGTTTGGAAGTACGGGGTTCCCATATATGGATGGCACGGCCAAATATGGCGCAcgtggaatgtgtgtgtgattgacccGCCCCTCgcttcactcattctctctctcttcgtttaATATTCTTCTTATCACTAACTCTTTCCCCTCCTTCTCTCCACTCgtctatcttttattctttctctaaaaaaaaaaaaaaaacctttctccTTTTACCCTCTCTTATTCTCTATGCAACAGTAACATACCGCTCCCACTTCGACTATTTGGTGGTTCTGACGATAAGCTTTCAATAAACTATGGTAGCCACTAAATGTCACTTTTCTTAATTAAAGTTTGtccattcataatttttcttaatattaaaataattcatgaaaataGAGATAAGAGTATGTTAACAAAAAATATCTTCGAACCATACGTTtaattttttgattaaaaaaaaaatacctgttaTACGCAGAACTACCCAACTTTACCCAATTTTTTGTTCACTATCAAAATAATTCATTGTGCgtctaattataatttttctttcatcaaagTAAGTTTCAAATTAAAGAATAGTAATTGTAGATTACTCCTTATAAAAAACACAAGAGATAAATCtctaattattaaatattcattttattttaaacttatcaACATAAAAGCAGAATCGAAATTCTGTTGCAGGCGAGTAAGTGCTTCTGTAATAAAGAAAGGGCAACTGTCGCATGTGGCGTGCTTTTTTTACTACTAACTTTCACAAAAGCGTGTTTGTTCGTGTGAGAGGCTCTGACAACTCGAGGTTTTATTTAGAacgtcttctctctctcactgcatctctctatctttctctttatatcctctctctctttctaccttatATTCTCTTACTgttttctctcactttttaacactcatttttctctgtctatctatttatctgtctgtccatctttctgtcagtcagtctgtctgtctatgcctttctctatcttttctgcctttctctctctctctctaaattaatttttctttcctcatctaatcttctatcttttcttctcttttcttccattATGCTTCACTTTTTCTCGTTCTCTTTATAACTTTTAATctctcatattttcatttatgtcgttatttctcatattcttttaatCTCTTCTTATACTTTCCTTCTATTTTACTCATTTCTCTCCCTCTACATACCTCCTCCTCCGTGTTTCTTGTATCCACCCACTCTTCTCTgttttccctcttctttttctcacattcctattttcgttttcatttctgtttctcttgATCTTTCTGTCTcgcctttttcttttctccattaTATCTCCTTACTCCACTTTCTCCATCTTtcaccccctccccctcctcctcttcttcttcttcttcttcttcttcttcttcttcttcttcttcttcttcttcttcttcttcttcttcttcttcttcttcttcttcttcttcttcttcttctttattcacTCATATTCTTACCATTATCTTTTTTTCtgcgtttcagtcattagactgcggccatactggggcactgccttgaagagttttagtcgaaggaattgaGGCCAGTACTTAGTTATTCTTAAAATCTGGTACTGTTGGTCTTTTATGTCGAACAGGTAAATTACAaggatgttaacaaaccaactctggttgtcaaacggtgatgggtgacaaacacacgcacatacatatatatacatacactcatacatacatacatacatacatacatacatacatacatacatggaccaacaaccagattactacctcccactttgaagggtatgtatttgcaatccaggaacaggaaatatcaaccaaatacccaatgcacaaaagggacagagatgcagaaaaagcagtaaaatgtgacaaccgatgcagactttgtggagtttacactgaagatatcacccacatcagaagcagttgtccgaaaatgtcatcacggtattatctgcagttactctatccagattacaagttcaggcttatacctgtaattattgggaccctgggatatgtaacacactgcttaaatgccaatcttcagaaattaggcttccgcaaagccagaaaggagaaagctaattcaaagactacagattcaatccatcgctagaattgtaaaaatcggtaaaactttccagaagtttgtcatttaagtatatatgagcatgtctagatctGCAagcatatgcatgagaatacatacataaaacaaacatacaaatcagtaaatatatatacatacatacatgcatgcatgcataccttgttgttgctgttgaaattccaatgaaagaccGTTGGagctaggttagaaactggttctttctcaagtggcaagaaatcttgaaataaaactgaataatgatatgtatgtacatacagacaaacatgcatacatgtatacatccatacatatatgcatgcatgcatgcatccatccatacatacatacaatattaagCTTAGAAGCTATGCACATTAACAGAATTTCCGACGAAAGTAGAATAAAACAaaccgcacatatatacatatacataaaaacatgaacAGAAATCTTCGAGCGAAGAATTTTGAACGAATCTGAATAAATCACAAGTTTGCTTCTAACCCACAGACATTATATAAAGAGACGAGGAAGGAAAAAATTACTGTTAAgagatccccccccccccagaaaatCTTGTATTATTCTGGCTGAAAATCTGGAACGAAAAGAGAAATCTCAAGCTCAGTGCATCGTGACTAAAtgcagtaaagagagagagagtagtgtaCTAGCATAAGACAGCAAAACATATGCAGTTGACTCGGAAGCTTTCACCATAGCTGTAGGCAAACTGTATAATGGAAGGCATCGGGAAGGGCCCTAATAGTTGGATATTGGTATAACAAGCTGACATTTTACAGGAAACCACTAATAAGTTTATTCAAAAGTACTATGGAAGGTCAGATTGACATACGAAATTGATTTGCTATAGCACGGACGAATCTCGTGGCCAAGAACGAAACCACTGAGTTGCCTGAAAAGTATAGGCTCGttgcttgcctaaacattatgtacaatcTATCTCAACCAATTCCTCCAGGATCATTGCGAGTCCAGCAACATAGCGACTGATGAGCAGGTTtgaagttggaaaaaaaaacaaaaaaaaaaaacatcgtcgGAGCCTTACAACAGTATGGGCTTGATTGGAGGAAAGCATTTGGCTCTTTCCCCCACTCATGGCTACTGAAGTGTCTCCATTTGGTAAAAGAATCTGCTATCTTAATTACTGCCATTGAGAGGCTAACAAAGACCTGGAAAACAATTCTCGCTCTCAGAACGGAGAATGGAACGGTCATCTCAAATGCCATAAACACTTCAAAGGGCATATTTCAAAGAGAGAGTCTCTGTAAGTTTGTCCATGTTGGCGTTAGATTCATTGTCATTCCTGCTACAAAAATCAAATGGCTACATCCTAGGGTCTGCAACTGTTAGAAATATTAATGTAACCCATAATTTTGTGGATGACCTCAAGATTTGTGTTTAAAATGttaacaatgcaaaaaaaaaaaaaaaaaaaaaaaaaaaaaagaaaaagaaaaaacccagctggaattaataatattttcagccaacataggaatggaatttggccaaaagaaatgtttatatttgattGTTGAACGGGGAAAATCTATTCCCCGGACCCCAAACTTGTGCAGCAATGCTCTCACTATCTCTCCTGTcccacacaaagaatgctacgAGTACCTaggcattgatgaaaatatattatacgaAGGTACtttgaataaagatagagtgacccaaGAATATTATAGCAGACTTAGAAAAATAAGGCAGCCGGAACTCTTCTCTTGCGGTACTCCCACAATGCATtcgcagtaccagtgctgattccaacatttgagACATTTTTGTGGTCTatagaagaaatccactccatagacattaaaacccGCAAGATTCTGACTTCAACTGAAATCTCCACAGAAAAAGTGATATCGACAGGCTCTACCTTCGAAGAGATAGAGGAGGTAGAGGCTTGAAATTAGTAGGCAGCCTCAGATAGCACTTGctaatcaacaacagcaaaaataatttcattaacttagtgctgaaaagtgaaggaaacaaTATTCTAAGTGTCGGAAGCGAACTCTTCAAGAAGCATTCTCTTCCTGATGACCTCCCATACAATCCCAAAACAGTTGCATTAACATACTTCAAAAAAGACCTGGAAGTGAAACGCTCAGTAtaccaaaacgaaaaaaaaaaaaaaaagaccatgtaGGGGTATGTTTCCTGAAGGCTTGAAGAAGACAATAACATTGAGATGAAGTGAAGTCTCTCTTGGACTCGTGACTAATCCAAAACAATCTAAAaacaggagattgctactaaatacctaataaacaaagctatagtagaagacacttgcccaaggtaccacgcagtgggattgaacccggaaccatgtgattggtaagcaagctacttaccacacagccacaactgcacctacaattacatatatgtttaNNNNNNNNNNNNNNNNNNNNNNNNNNNNNNNNNNNNNNNNNNNNNNNNNNNNNNNNNNNNNNNNNNNNNNNNNNNNNNNNNNNNNNNNNNNNNNNNNNNNNNNNNNNNNNNNNNNNNNNNNNNNNNNNNNNNNNNNNNNNNNNNNNNNNNNNNNNNNNNNNNNNNNNNNNNNNNNNNNNN is a window of Octopus bimaculoides isolate UCB-OBI-ISO-001 chromosome 10, ASM119413v2, whole genome shotgun sequence DNA encoding:
- the LOC106872222 gene encoding serum response factor, with protein sequence MQNSNHCETLTVSQYVHSDNITNGSRLLVDQSVFKTSGIASTAPSGADSKHLSLAPGSRMQTTMASTHSNNELGDDNSDSDSESDCIGNDLHLQSQSHQQNQGQHQVRRPPDGLKPGKKTKGRVKIKMEFIQNKLRRYTTFSKRKTGIMKKAYELSTLTGTQVMLLVASETGHVYTFATRKLQPMITSDSGKALIQTCLNSPDTSADGPSHQQRMNPTGFEETELTYSVEDENKADLKPLLAQMPGDQVLNRSQLIGNAMTSSPPPPQSTSLYVTSTGVGQNQLPMAALVPSTLSTIPSSSATTTKPVSVTAAHATTASTHSTTSNGNTNTNISMQVSPSLTAILQPGTQFTIPFQQGTQQIAQAAAAPVYRLPNTQVVSIANISGNTNNNTNMSSPTTVTSVSGEALQLTASASTTSATSVSTSTNNTQNQTVNLMSVPATGQHGTTSATTMTPGFVMYQTPQGVVYAAPTLPDGSLLNFQQSAALQSTDQNNGTQQIITLPMPLSSPVLQFATTETTNAIAELSQPKKARK